Genomic window (Centroberyx gerrardi isolate f3 chromosome 9, fCenGer3.hap1.cur.20231027, whole genome shotgun sequence):
TTAGAAGGACAGACATCTCACAGTGACATTTTTACGGAAGGAATCTCTCAGTTTGACCAGGTAATTTGAGCCGACATGGCCATAACATTTCTGCCCCCTTGATGAACTATAGACGGCTGTGAGCCAGTCCAgccccacccccctccatcaGTCCATTACATTTCTCATGTGGTAAAAGGAAAAGTTGTAAGATAACCCCTGACCCAGTGTTAATGCAAAAATGTTCTCGGAGCAGCTGGCCTACTTCAGTCGGCCTTGAGGGCAAAGAGGACATCGTCCTGGCTGACGTTGAGGCGGACGCGCTGCTGCACTCCCAGGCGGCTGGGCTCCAGCAGAAGCAGACGGCAGGCTCCCAGACGCTGGCACACCGCCAGGCCCTCCGACACGCTGATGGGCTGCAGGCCCTCCACCCGACACAGCGCCTGGTGCTGCACAAACAcctgaggaaagagaggagcagaaagaagTAAGATGAGAAGATCAAGGTGGCAAGTTCAGAAGAGTTTTCcattttaactgtgttttctCCGCCGGTGTGTACATGCTTTTACCTGTTGGAAGGTGGCCTCCTCCAATCCCAGCCGTCGAAACTCGGCAATGACCGCCCTCAGGAACAGCTGTTCCTGAACCGATGCacacctgaaaacacacagcatTAGTCATCATTATCTCATGCCAGTTACAATTGGACACTTTAGCCGCATTTCTAAAACAtctcaatgaaaaaaaaagaaaaaagaaaaaaaaacacccagttAATCATCGACTGCTAATTGACAGCTAAATGACTCAACGACCATGACAGAATCTCACTTGATGGCAGTGATGTAGGCAGAGGAAAACATCTCGTTCAGCGCCTCCATCACGTGACTCATTCCCACCAATCCTGTGGCGGGACGGCTGGAGGCAGAGTGCTCGCAGATCTCGGTTGCTCGCCGACAGATGTCCAAACAGCGGCGAGCGTCGCCCGACAAAGCGGCCACCTGCGAGGGGAGAGGAACACTGAAATCATTCTGAACCCACTGTTAACTGCAAGTGACTGGACTCACGCTGTGCTTAATAACTAAGCTCAGTCAGGTGAGGCGACGGCTGCCGCTCCTTGCTACCTTTCTGGAGACCAACTGAAGAGCATCCTCCTCGAAGGCCTTGACCTTGTTCAGTCTGGACATGATAATCTGCTGCAGCTGCTTAAAGCTGTACGGCTGGAACGACATCCTTGTCAAGCCCTGGACACACAACAGACACCAAACAATTAGAATTGCATAACATTTTTGTTTCCATAATTAAAGGCCATGTAGGGAGGCATGGTCCCTGATCAGTATATAGTCTCATCAAACCGCTCAAGCAGTCGCAATAATAACACACTGCTAgattaatgtaaaatataaatacactaccactcaaaagtttggacacaccacatttttctttatttttgttattttagaataatagtaaagcaTGCACAACTGCAAGCAGTGGTGTGAGAGCAGGAGTGTAAACTGAAATTGCGTCACTACACGGTTTATGAAAGCTGTGTTAATACGACCTTTCACCGACAAAACATGGCAGAGAAAATCCAGCATGTGCCCTGGCACTGTGTCAGGACAGGCTTAGCGCTCTCACCAGTCTGCTAGCCACTCTGTTGATCATGATCCTCTCTGGCAGGTCCATGGTATTGGCAATCGTCAGCACCACCAAGCGGGCGTGGCGCCGTGTCGGCCAGTCAAATAGGTTATAcatcacattctgtttcctggTCCACAACAGGTCCAGCTGCAGTCATTGAAATATGTGAAACATACCACTGCTGTTAAGACGAAAAGACAACTTTGCAGcggctgaggaaaaaaaaatgtccaaaactGTTGATTTTCCCCagtatttttcaaatttatACAGCAAGCCTTGGATGTGCTTCATGGCCTATAAGATCATGAAATTCACTTCAGGAACACATCAAACAACACAagtttcaaatcaaatcaatacaATCAGCGCAtccattgtttatttacttttttaggAGAGGGCAGTTCACTCACCCAGTACTTTTTTTCCCACATGTAGGGTGTTGGTTAAGAGACGGCAAGATTTTCATGAAGCCACTGTTGAACTGCACATGTTTGAACTGACTGTGGTGGTAAGCTTTAGGGCCCTGTTGATTTCATGTGCTTACCTACTTACACTTACACACTAGTGAGCTAGCACCCTCTAGTGCTGTTGAGCCTGGATGTGCGAGCTTTATGTAGAGGCATCAGTTTCATGGTGTGTGAAGATGGTAATGTGTAactctttctcttgtttccattttagacatttggaaagtagagaaggagaaagagtggGGGAGACGCAGAAAAGAAAGCTCAAGCAGGGACACACATGCAGCTGCAGAGGTGACGAACTTAACCACTCGACTACCTCGGATCAGAGTTACGATGCTCTAACACAGCAGCAGTGAAATCAATTCTCAAGTGAACCGATTTACCAATAAAGTTGTTGAGAACTCCTCTCTTGCTAATGAGTGAACTGCAATTTCAATTACATTTTGAGCTGAATAAAGGTGAAAGCAGATCGAACCCAGTGCTGCAgtatattcatagtattcccatgatgtcacatgcatttcctaccagcTGTGGCTGCCATTTGATTACGATCACcttttattttcctaccaagatggcggTGGAATGATATAAGAAAATACAATGAATAGAGCAAAACAAATGTCTAAAAGTAAAACGGCAATAGACAagagtgttctttttttttgttctcatgCAAAGTAAAAGCCCAGTGGATACATCATCATACGCCACAGAAGGCCAAGcaggtttccattccaaccaaacgCTTGCAGAGTTCACCGATTAGCACAACTTCCAccagagcgagcgagggagcagccagttcatgaaatcagccgctgtagtgtttggttggaaggaaaGCCTGCAGACTGTCGGCCCTCCGCGGCACAAGCCGTGTTCTTACTTCGTCCACCAGCAGCACGGTGGTGTCCTTCCTGGGCGCCGGGTTGCTGAGCCTCTTCTCCAGCAGAGCTGCTGCGTGGTCGGCTGTGGCCTTCTGACCGGTCAGTTTCtgcagagaggagacgaggtCAGGCATGATGGTGTCATCCAACAGAGTCGAAATTTACCCACATATTTAATTAAAGAAGCAGTAAGTAAGACTTTGGCTGTCCTATAGCACTTACTGTGAGGCTATACTCACAAAGCCATGCACTCATAGGACTATACTGgatgttaaaagaaaaaaatgcgcAATCCTTTCTCTTactgtaacatttgttttttttgttaaatgttaTGGCAAGAAAGAAAACTGTTTCTACAGAGACCACCACTGTCAAATTTTGGAGCTATACTGTATCAATCTAAAGTTAGGACacgcacatttttctttattttttactatttttcacattttagaataatagtaaagacatcaaaactatgaaataacacaaatgcaattatgcagtgaccaaaaaatgaaaattatcttatattttagattctttaaagtagccgccctttgtcttgatggaaaggcaaaggtttTGGAAAGAACTTCATACATAGGcttcaacttcactatttatatttgtctcagaaacaaatttcaagcatttaagcagaagcctttagatcaaaatggctttaagataatgaaaaacatagtacattcaatcaggtgtgtccaaacctttgactggtagtgtacgcCTGCAAAACTAGTGCAGTAAATACCTGTGCTGGGGTGTGCGCCTTTATTCTGTCCTCACCTGCAGAATCTGCACGTAGGCCTGGTGAGGGTCTGTCATCTTCATGCCGTTGATCTCAATGAAGTGAAAGGGAGGGATCTCGTCCATGTCCGACGCATGCTGCAGACAGCGCATCACCTCGTGCACCGTAGCCGTCTTGCCTGTGCCCGGGACACCAGAGATGTACATACACCTGAAACAAGTCAGTGAAGCACCGATAAATAAGAGGAAGAGCCAGTGATGTCAGAAATTCTGAATTCTTActccggagctgctgctgttcaatatatctacctatctatctaaaACTAGACTCTCAAATGTTGGGATAAGTGCTCAGACAGACTAAATTCTTTAATTCTAAGCCGCCTCGATTCTTATTCCTCTTGAAATCTTAAAACACGGTCGATGTTGTTGACCCAGTGAGTCCTCATGGGATGAAAACTGTCAGACGCTCCTCTTACCCTCCGGTGCCATCCATGATCTTGCTCTCCACAAAGTTGTAGATGTCCTGAAACTCCTGCTCTCGGCAGGGCAGAGATTCTGGCACCGAGGACACATGCAACCttgtggaaaacacacacacacacacacacacacacacacacacacacacacacacacagagaatacaTATAAAATGTTTCATGGACTCTATATCCAATTATGTTGTTTCTATTCCACCCATAGATTCCCCCCCACCTACCCATCCAATAAATGCTGTGTTTAATGACTGGCTGAATAATTGATTGTTGTGCTGTTCAAATTGCTATCCGATTATCTTATTTTCATTGCCATATACTGTTGTTGTGCAATCACCATTGAATAAGGACACTAATCTGCAACACGGGCGATAAGAATATTGAATACCGAAAACGCaataagtgtttgtgttttcatgaaagagaaaatgatgaGTCATAGCAGTACTTTTTCTCCTGCAATCAGTTCCCAGTTTTAGTCCGTAAACTTATACGTACAGCTAAATCAATTTAAGTCGACATTATGTGAACCGGCCCACATTCATCGAGCCCCTTAAGAGCAGGATCTAGGACTGGTGACCATTCGTTCTGATCCAAACTCTCCGCCTCACCTTGTCCTGGCCTCCTCTAGAACGTTCGCAGGCTGTCTGGCTGGCAGGGACCGGCTGGGGATACTGGGCGTGGCATGACGAGGGGTCCGCGGTGTGCTGGGCGCGGCCTGTCAATACAGGCAACAGTCAGACTGGACAAGGTGACAAGAAAATATGGCAGCCTCTTGCTCTGATGTCATTTCATATCTGTTCCCATAAACACAAAGCGTCCACAGATCGACATGGGGTCTTGCTGTAggtctcagaaaaaaaaaaaaaggtctcaaaatcacacttttagCGCATAAATGaatgcgaacaaagcagattccgacaatatatataaaagaaaCTAGTACTGTCACTCACGTGTGGTTAAgtgaattgctttctttatgttattaaacctttcattTTGAACAccgtgtaacaccgaaatccggtcggaggaaacgtATGCCTATTAAACTGAAaagtttaataacataaagaagcGATTATTATCAGacaatattgtcagaatctgctttgttcgtgtTCGCTTATgcgctagaagtgtgattttgagatgTTTCACCATACAATAGCAATgaatgcagagagaaaaaaacgcaattctccaatTGCCTCTACTGGAGCCCCGGAATAACAGACAATCACCAATtctggggttatatcatggccaggaagctacacaaccaaAGGTACTagcaaagttcaacatcactttaaggtCTCTAATTCAAATTAAGTCTCTGGAatgacagacagtcagacagtcgtAAAACATATGTACGACTGACAATACTTAATGCAAGAAGAACCCCAAAACATGTTGCCTCTTTATGAGAAATGAGGAAGGATTCAGAGAGGAATGAAATGACCACCAGAACCTATAAGATTCTTAGAAACAAGCCTTTCAGAACTGGATCCGGGCAGGGATCTGGCACCCACTCTACCTTCTTGCTGGGAGTCTTGCGCGGGGTCCTGGTCGAGGAGCGGCTTTTCTGTGTGGAGCGAGGAGTGCGAGACGCCGCTGCGCCCCGTCTGCTCCTCTTCACGACCACTTCCTCGTCGCTAtccatcttttcctcttcctcctcctcgtcatccTCACTGCTACTCTGCAGCTCCTTCTTAGCCGGGATAAAGTCATCCCCGTCCTCTCCGTCGGAGTCCTGCTGGTTGCCCAACAGATTCCTAACACAAAATACAGCGAGGCTCAGCGCTATGAAGATAGGAAACTGAATTCTGTTTACGTTCCCATTTTCACCATTTGGGGTGTGTATTGTTGGTGCCTAGTCTAAAAGCTGGATACATTATTCCCTTTTTTAAGTCTAAAATTAAACTGTAAGACAGAAGCAGCGGTCAGAGGTTTTCTGACCCCTGCAGAATTTACAGTCAGTGAGTTATGAATCCCCGACAGCACTTACAGCTGCTTCCTGATGCGTGACGCCACCAGCTGGGCCGACTTCCTCTTGGAGCTCCTGGGTGTCATGGCGGCTGGCAGCATGGGAGAGTTCTCATTGTCCACCTCCGGCCTGTGAACACCAGACAGAAACAGTGTGGGCAGGGAAGTGCATCCGCTGAACCGAGTCAAGGTGCAGatagaaaaatattttatcaTAATCCATGGAGTAGtcaaagtattaaaaaaaaaaaaaaaaattagtatTTATAAGAAGGAAATAATCAACTTCCAACCTAATGTGGCTCTGAACTGAATGGTCTTAAGATTTCTTGCCAATGAAAACCCCAAGTTCAAGTGTCAGGTGTTCTTGCTCATCAGTGTTTAAATACAGTATAAGAATAACCTCATCAGTGCATTACACAGGTACTTACAGCACTGCCAGGGCAGGTTCCCTGATGGCTTTCAACGAGTCTGTCCTTCGGGAAGGAGTGGTGGCTCTATTTGAAGGCAGATATGATGAAACAGATTTTTAGGATTAGAAATAAGGAAAACAAATCAGGTAAAGGTGCAGTAACACTTGTAGTcagcattttatatttttcttaaaaaaaaactaaaaaaaaactatctgcCCTGTTTAAAGTGCCATCAATAATGCCCAACTGTATGTGCAGTTAACTTACAGATTTGTGACACCAGCTACCACAACATGCTCTAACATTCACACTGCTGCGAGTTCCTCAGACCCACTCCTccgaaaaacagaaagacaggatttggactgaaaaaaaaaaacacaccggTGTGAATTGTGCGGAAGATCTTTTTTCCCCGTTTTTGCATCACACCCCACCACTTGTCCCAATACTGTCAAACCAGTGGCAGCCTAGGAGGAAAATACAGGAGTGGACATTGTCACGGGACATCACAGGAGCCGAGAAGTTAGGAGGGCATGACATGGCCCGATCATTCAAATCTCACTGCTCCTGTGTTGCCTCCCACTGAAAGTGTTGTCCACTCCTTGATTTGTATGTAAAGTTCCAGCCACCGGGCCTGGAGTGGCCCACTCACTTCTGCCCTCTGGTGGCATAGTCTCTTCGAGGGGTGGCTTTTCTTCTCCTCGGGGTCTTAGCCGAACCGATCGGCAACTCTGCCTCTAGTACCTCATCCTCCAGAGGACTCATATCCAGCAGCTCCCTGGAAGAGGGGCCAATGTGTCCAACTTTACACCAGAAGGACgacacacagtgtagccagtGTAGCTACAGATAGTCAGAATGCATATTGCAAGAAATCGCACTACGCATGAGTCCTGCCCTTAATTTGGTTGGTGACAATATTCTTTGTGACAGCATAAGTAGTACTAGTAAAATTAATCAAtcatagaaaaataataataatgcgaTGCCCTAAATACATCAGCCTTTCGCCGCCAATGAGGTGGGTCTGAATGTTATGTTGAAATTGGCATGTTTATGTATTGCTATATAATTGTGCATGTAGTACAGCTgcatccggcccaggacctttggcacatgtcacccccctctctctcccaggctttcctgtctctctccactttcaactatccaataaagtcaaaaaattaaaacaaattcatgCTGCACATTGTCAGCCCACAATTAGACCCCCACCAGTTTGCCTACAGAGCCAAGCAAGTGgcaataaagtatctatctagTACTCATTGTTAAGCACTATATACTGTCTATATACTTAGCACTATTTGGACactgtgtgcgcatgtgtatgtgtCCACCCTTACCTGGTGGAGTGGTGTTTGGCAGATGAGTACAGACTATCCTCGGTGAGGGACAGTCTGTTCAAGCTGATGCTAGAGGGCTTCAGCAGGAACGCATCTTGAGCAGAGGCAGTCCTGTGGGCCGTCTTCATGGGGGCTAGGCCGCGGGACAGGGGCAGCGCCTGAGGTGGGGAGGACGACAGTCTCTGGGCCACCTCAGACTCCAGCTCTTCATCCAGCAGCTGGCTGAGAATATCCTCCCGGGTCATCGTCTTCTTCACCGGACCTGACGGAAGGAGGAGAATAACATgcaatgtaaatgaaaaattttgacaaaaagtgctaaatataacaaaaatatgTTTACGCTTGCTTGAAGTGGAAAGTTTTTTGTCAGTAAAGGCATTATGCAGTAAACAGAACACATTTGTCAAATCAATCATGACTCGTGGATGTGTTTTCTGACACAGCTATATTCTACTTtcaggaaatgtatttattgcttAAAATTCACCCAACAGCAGGATAGAAACATAGGCAGGGCTTGTATTTGCGCATGGCAATTACTTATTAAATATTTACCTGTGTCATTATCAACACTCAAACAACcgacactggaaaaaaaaacgttcTGAATGGCATCCTGTTTTTGAGACACTCACTGCTGAGTTCCAGCTTCTTGCGTACGCCCGGTGTCCTGGTGATGCCGGCCCTCCGCTTGGCGCTCAGGCATTTGGAGGCGGACAGCTTGGAGGCCGAGTGTATGGACTCCGCCTCGGAGGTGCCCATCTTGCCCGCGCTCACGGTGGCCCTGCTGTGGGCCGCAGTAGAGGCTCTGCGCATGACCGAGGGATCTGGGGTGGGCAGAGCGCGTCGAGAGGGGCCTCGGGACGCCGGAGCCGCCGCGGGGGGGGAGCAGGGGGGCGAGGGAGGGAAAGACGGTTtgggacgaggaggaggaggaggggaagcggGTTGAGCGGTGCCCTCCATCAGGGCCCGGTCTACAACCTTGAAGGCCTTGGCGTCCCAGGACACCTTCACGTACAGAGTGTCCTTGCTGTCAGACTCGGGGAAGGGAGCCGGTCCCGGGACATGCTTGACCTTTGGGCAAAAGGAGAGGCACTTAGAATGGAGTGATCAAGAATAAGAAGAAACCCAATACACTTCTGCCTCCAAAAGAAATAGAGGGTTGAAAGAAAGATAACTGGAGTCTATGTCAAAATAACTGagttgaatgtaaaaaaaaaataaataaaacaacacaaacaacaaacaactgaaaaattCAGCCAAACTTCATTTATAGTCTATTCAAGTCTTATTCCAAGTGaccgtccctccctcctttacCTGCACAGTGCTGATGATGGACTCGGCATCCACCTCGTCATCACAGGCGCGGCCCTGATAGTAGAAGACTTCCTGCGGGTGCGGCTCCCTGCCCAGCAATGTGATCTTGTTCGGTGGCACTTCCGACACACGCACAAACCACTGAACCAGAGCCTTCTTCTGCCCTCCGCTTTCtgaaacacacagtcagagacAAGGGATGAGTGGAAGGGGATCCCATCCACCTTGTTAGCATAAATTATGGCATGCATTACTCTaattaattatatattttagagaAACATTAGGGAAATGACAATTAACCTGCTCACACAGTTTGTGATGAGTGCAATTGGGTTCAGGAATTCATGCTTTTTAGAGGTCACAAAACATCTATTGATTTGCATTCCTTCCCACTGGCTGTGACTCACCATCACCGAAGAGCTTGATGACCTTCGCCACATATGGGCTgtcttcatcctctccctctatgAGAATGTGTTGGCCTTTGGATATCTCAGTGGTCCTTGGGAGACCCTCTACACTGATTCTCAAGGAGCTAGTACATGataaaaagagaatgaataGCCACGTTGAAATCAATCAGTCAAGTCTAATTTGGATATATATGAAAAGCAGGGATTTCACAAGTTAACTGAAATGATCAAGGCCACAGGAATAGCTTTCAGAAAAATGCACTCGTAGAAAAAGGTACTCACCCATATTCATAGGTCTTCAATTTCCTATCGATACTTATTGGTCTGCCAACCCACTTGTAGACTCGTCGCACTCTCAGTCTTGTACAGTATCTTACCATAATTGACTACCTGCTACGCTAGCTGATATAAAACGGTGATAAATGCAGAGGTAAAAGACAGATGGTGTCCTAGAGATAATAGTGTACCTTAATCACTTGCCTGCTTTCTTTCAAAAGCTGGATTTAAGACGACGATTTGCAGCAAAAAAAGTCTTGAAACAACACACTCCAGCTACAGTTCGCGCGAAAATGTCGCAATTTCCGTTTTCCAAAGCTATCGACCAATCACCTCGACAGACGTTGACCCCGGACGTGAATGCTGTTGTGACGGAAGGTCAAGAAGCAGATACCGCTAGTGTTGTTTCGCTAAAGAAACACATTTCCCATCCCGATGGCGAATAGAACAGTTAAAGATGCCAACAGTATACACGGGACAAATCCACAATATCTGGTGGAGAAAATCATCAGGACTCGAATCTATGAGTCTAAATATTGGAAAGAAGAGTGTTTTGGACTTACAGGTAAGAAACTTGTTAGCGAGCAAGCTAACTTCGGCTATCGTAAGCTAACCATCCAGCCGGAAAACCGAATGCACACGTTATTTCTTAATCTTAGGTAAAGTCCGTTCATTTGAATTTGTGAAGACCATTTGTCCCAACATGTAGAGGACCAAATAACGGGCTTTACTGTGATTTAAAAGGAGAGTCTGCTCTATTCACAGCAAATGGGACTGGCTGTGGATTCAtagtttttgtgttgtttgctACACCCAAGTGCAATTTACTGTGTTTTCTGCTGGACCCTAAAATATACgaaaatatatgtaaatgtcCCTGTAAAACCTGGAGTTTTAGGAGAAACTTAACATGAGTGAGTCAATGCATGTGAGAAATGAGAGCTGTAAAGGCAATGTACATGTTCTGTTTTATCCACAGCCGAGCTAGTTGTTGACAAAGCCATGGAGCTTAAGTTTGTTGGTGGAGTTTATGGTGGAAACATCAAACCCActcccttcctctgcctcaCGCTGAAGATGCTGCAGATTCAGCCCGAGAAAGATATCATCGTGGAGTTCATTAAAAATGAAGATTTCAAGTAAGTTCTGATGGATCCAGGGAGTAAAACGAAGAGGAGCGGTATCCATTTTGTCAACAACACAAATTCATAAATTCATCCATATCCTTGGTTAATAATGGATATAAAAGAACATGTAAACATTGACGACCATAATAAATGTAACTCCCACTGCCTAATAATGTTTTAGGTCAGAACAATGTGGAGATATTATTAGACAGGTGTCTTTTTTCATATGACACTCTGATGGTTCTTTAGCCTGTGAGTTACTCTGCAATTGCAAATGCACATCAGCAAAATTGAGCCACCACTGAAGCTAAATGAATGAGAGTCATAGGTGCAAGCACATCATGTTTGGTAATTCTAATCATCAGCAGTAGTTTGTTATATGCTAAATGTGGCTGAATTTTGGCCAAAATTTGAAATATGTTGCAGTTGCTGACTGTTATGATTTCTGATTATTTAGCATGAGAAGTGACTAGACTGTAATGTTTGTTTGGCTATTAGAACCAAACCATCTATTTCAGATTCCTTTGGTTCTTGGATTACCTTCGGGTCAATGAACCATCGGAATAGCTTATAAAAACCAGCAATTATGCTGTGGGACTATCACAGCCATCTCATCCATTTATATGTACATATCAGCTTCTGGCaacctgttctctctcttctttattAGATACGTTCGCTTACTCGGAGCAATGTACATGAGGTTAACGGGCACCTCAGTGGATTGTTACAAGTACCTGGAGCCTCTATACAATGACTACAGAAAAATCAAGAGTCAGAACCGAAACGGAGGTGAGTCTTTTTTCAAAGTGGGTCCACCACTCATCACTCAGCAAGCTAATTGTTCCTGCCAGCCTGCTTCTAGCAAGAACAAATGTTGCCTTTTGGATGCTTTGTATTGTGGATGTAAGATGACATCATGCCAGGTTGCTGCCATCTTTCTGTAACGGTTTATTGTTTCTgctactttcctcctctctgctccagaGTTTGAGCTGATGCATGTGGATGAGTTCATAGACGAGCTTCTTCATGCTGAGAGAATGTGCGACATCATTCTGCCTAGGCTTCAGGTGAGTTGGCATCATGTCTATACACGCACACCTTTGATTCACATGCCTAGGCCACTgaagtgtgtctatgtgtgtgtgtgtatgtcacagAAAAGACAGGTCCTTGAGGAGGCTGAGCTGTTAGACACACGCATCAGTGCTCTGGAGGAAGACCTGGATGAGGTGGAGAGCAgcgaagaggaggatgaagaggaagagaaggtaACGTAACACTGCAAGCCTAACTAGCTATATTTTTCCTCCGTCTGAAAATTGGTTTGCAGTGAAGTGAATAATAACTATTACACAGGGCAGATGTGGTCGTCTACAAGCACACCAACGCTTTTTAGGTGCTCAGGGATATGCATTATTGGATTGGCATAATAGGGCAACAGTAAATATACACATACT
Coding sequences:
- the prpf38a gene encoding pre-mRNA-splicing factor 38A encodes the protein MANRTVKDANSIHGTNPQYLVEKIIRTRIYESKYWKEECFGLTAELVVDKAMELKFVGGVYGGNIKPTPFLCLTLKMLQIQPEKDIIVEFIKNEDFKYVRLLGAMYMRLTGTSVDCYKYLEPLYNDYRKIKSQNRNGEFELMHVDEFIDELLHAERMCDIILPRLQKRQVLEEAELLDTRISALEEDLDEVESSEEEDEEEEKPERLQTPEPHRRSYRDNDRPRRSPSPRYRRSRSPRRRSRSPKRRSPSPRRDRHRSKSPRRHRSRSRDRRHRSKSPGHHRSHRHRSHSKSPERSSKKSHKKSRRGNE
- the orc1 gene encoding origin recognition complex subunit 1; the protein is MVRYCTRLRVRRVYKWVGRPISIDRKLKTYEYGSLRISVEGLPRTTEISKGQHILIEGEDEDSPYVAKVIKLFGDESGGQKKALVQWFVRVSEVPPNKITLLGREPHPQEVFYYQGRACDDEVDAESIISTVQVKHVPGPAPFPESDSKDTLYVKVSWDAKAFKVVDRALMEGTAQPASPPPPPRPKPSFPPSPPCSPPAAAPASRGPSRRALPTPDPSVMRRASTAAHSRATVSAGKMGTSEAESIHSASKLSASKCLSAKRRAGITRTPGVRKKLELSSPVKKTMTREDILSQLLDEELESEVAQRLSSSPPQALPLSRGLAPMKTAHRTASAQDAFLLKPSSISLNRLSLTEDSLYSSAKHHSTSPLEDEVLEAELPIGSAKTPRRRKATPRRDYATRGQKATTPSRRTDSLKAIREPALAVLPEVDNENSPMLPAAMTPRSSKRKSAQLVASRIRKQLNLLGNQQDSDGEDGDDFIPAKKELQSSSEDDEEEEEEKMDSDEEVVVKRSRRGAAASRTPRSTQKSRSSTRTPRKTPSKKAAPSTPRTPRHATPSIPSRSLPARQPANVLEEARTRLHVSSVPESLPCREQEFQDIYNFVESKIMDGTGGCMYISGVPGTGKTATVHEVMRCLQHASDMDEIPPFHFIEINGMKMTDPHQAYVQILQKLTGQKATADHAAALLEKRLSNPAPRKDTTVLLVDELDLLWTRKQNVMYNLFDWPTRRHARLVVLTIANTMDLPERIMINRVASRLGLTRMSFQPYSFKQLQQIIMSRLNKVKAFEEDALQLVSRKVAALSGDARRCLDICRRATEICEHSASSRPATGLVGMSHVMEALNEMFSSAYITAIKCASVQEQLFLRAVIAEFRRLGLEEATFQQVFVQHQALCRVEGLQPISVSEGLAVCQRLGACRLLLLEPSRLGVQQRVRLNVSQDDVLFALKAD